A genome region from Anaerobacillus alkaliphilus includes the following:
- a CDS encoding formate--tetrahydrofolate ligase: protein MNEVKTDIEIAQECIMKPISEIIDQLSLDKDDWEPYGKYKAKISLDVLERLHTKEDGKVILVTAISPTPAGEGKSTVTVGLGQGLTKIGKNAMIALREPSLGPSMGIKGGAAGGGYSQVVPMEDINLHFTGDFHAITTAHNALAALLDNHIHQGNTLNIDVRRVVWKRVVDLNDRALRQVVIGLGGPVQGVPRETGFDITVASEIMAILCLANNLQDLKARLSKVVVAYNFAQQPVTVKDLGVEGALTLLLKDAIKPNLVQTLEGTPALIHGGPFANIAHGCNSVIATKMAAKLADYVVTEAGFGADLGAEKFLNIKARYAKLKPSLVVVVATVRALKMHGGVPKVELKQENGEALKLGIDNLLKHIETIRAFGLPLVVAINKFITDTEEEIKILQNLCKEHGVEAVLTEVWAKGGEGASELAQRCVSLIDVEENRFEHLYPLDASIQEKIETIARKVYGASGVEFTSKVKRQIASFEKEGWGELPICMAKTQYSLSDDPTRLGRPKDFTITVRELRPSVGAGFIVALTGDVMTMPGLPKQPAALRMDVSEDGKAIGLF from the coding sequence TCAATTAAGCTTAGATAAAGATGACTGGGAACCATATGGCAAATATAAAGCGAAAATATCTTTAGATGTTCTAGAGAGATTACATACTAAGGAAGATGGCAAAGTTATTTTAGTTACGGCAATTAGCCCTACACCTGCTGGAGAAGGAAAATCAACCGTGACGGTAGGACTAGGTCAGGGATTAACAAAAATTGGAAAAAATGCAATGATTGCTCTTAGAGAACCTTCACTAGGACCTAGCATGGGGATTAAAGGTGGAGCAGCTGGTGGTGGCTACTCTCAAGTTGTTCCAATGGAAGATATAAATCTTCATTTCACTGGTGACTTTCATGCGATAACAACAGCACACAATGCTTTAGCTGCCTTATTAGACAATCATATCCATCAAGGCAATACGTTGAATATTGATGTTCGACGAGTTGTTTGGAAACGGGTTGTTGATTTAAATGATCGTGCGCTCAGACAAGTGGTCATCGGTTTAGGTGGGCCTGTTCAGGGGGTACCTAGGGAAACTGGATTTGACATAACCGTCGCCTCTGAAATTATGGCAATCCTTTGTCTGGCAAATAATCTACAAGATCTGAAAGCACGACTTTCAAAAGTAGTTGTTGCATATAACTTTGCTCAACAGCCCGTAACCGTGAAAGATTTGGGTGTTGAAGGCGCACTGACTCTTCTATTAAAAGATGCAATAAAGCCAAACTTAGTTCAAACATTAGAAGGTACACCTGCATTAATTCATGGCGGACCTTTTGCTAACATTGCCCATGGTTGTAACAGTGTCATTGCTACGAAGATGGCTGCTAAGCTTGCAGATTATGTCGTGACAGAGGCAGGCTTTGGTGCCGACCTAGGGGCTGAAAAATTTCTTAATATTAAAGCTAGATATGCAAAACTAAAACCAAGTCTTGTAGTAGTAGTAGCGACAGTAAGAGCGTTAAAGATGCATGGTGGAGTTCCAAAAGTTGAATTGAAACAAGAGAATGGAGAGGCGCTTAAGCTTGGGATTGATAACTTGTTAAAGCATATTGAGACTATACGAGCGTTTGGTCTCCCTCTCGTTGTAGCTATAAATAAGTTTATTACAGATACAGAAGAGGAAATCAAAATCTTGCAAAACCTTTGTAAGGAGCATGGAGTAGAGGCTGTTCTGACCGAAGTCTGGGCTAAAGGTGGGGAAGGAGCATCGGAACTAGCTCAAAGGTGTGTTTCATTAATTGACGTTGAGGAAAACCGCTTCGAGCATCTATATCCGTTAGATGCTTCGATCCAGGAAAAGATTGAAACAATAGCTAGAAAAGTTTATGGAGCTAGTGGTGTAGAATTTACTTCAAAAGTAAAAAGACAAATCGCTTCATTTGAGAAAGAAGGTTGGGGAGAGTTGCCAATTTGTATGGCAAAAACTCAATATTCGCTGTCGGATGATCCTACTCGCTTAGGTAGGCCCAAAGACTTTACGATTACTGTCAGGGAATTAAGACCTTCAGTTGGAGCAGGCTTTATTGTCGCGCTAACAGGAGATGTGATGACAATGCCCGGTCTTCCGAAACAACCGGCGGCATTACGCATGGATGTATCAGAGGACGGTAAGGCAATAGGATTATTTTAG